The sequence catatttttaaattatttagtTAACTATTTGAGTTTGCTTTTTGTGAATTAAGGGACTACATTGTCTTGATATTTGTGTTTTTCAGATATTTTTATTCCCTTTGCTTATAGGTAAACAAAATTGAAgctcctttttaagtttattgtttttaaatttgagAGTTTAGGCTGTTTAGTTTACTGTTGAGTTCACTGTTAAGGTCAGATTTGTGTCTTTATAAATAAAGGGGTTGCACTGTGCTCATTGTGTGTTTCTTCGTACTTTCCCACTAATTGCTTCTCACCAAATCACCTTCAGGTCTTTTTCCATTTGACATCATTCGAATGTCTCTATGTTGCTAGgttgtttttccatttcttgATTGCTTCTGTATTTGTGTGATgcactttttaattttatttttcatatgcaTGCAGATCCAACACAAGCATACAAATCAAACCTTTCATTCACACAGCAGCCACCAAATCAACCATTACTGACGTATTTGTCTatccattttaaaattttgttaagttttcttaacttttataaaaacaaaattacatcTCTATACTCTGTTTGAAACTTTCTAACAACCAGTATGGACAGCAGGTTTATAtgtctattttttgtttttaggatTGGTATTTTTTCATTTAACTCAACTTACTATGCATCACTGACTATTACATCACAATAGATCTCTTTGTTCCATCCTTTCTCAATGTTCTGCTACAAAGTTTTTTGACTTGGTCAATTTAGAAAGTTGGAGGGTTGTACACCTCATTTGCTTTGTGCTGATTTTAGTTCTCATCTGTTTTTCTCATTCTGACAACCTTATTTTGAATGTATACTTATTTGATTTGTGGCTTTTGTGTGGTATGTTGTGTAATCCTCACCATCATTGGCAACAATTCCCTCATCAATAAGCTTTGGGATGCTAAATCCAAGCACCAAGAGTGCAGCTGCTGCCGGGCAAAAGGCAGCGCGCTTGATCGCCTTCTGCTCGGCAATGTCCAAGGCTCATCCAAGACTCTGATCAGCAAGAACACAAGTGATCTGATCCCCATTTGATCCGTTAATCTCTTCGATAAGCTCCTTGAACTTTCCAGGCATAACCTGCATGATTGCTGCAGAAAACTTCCCTGGTATTTTCCTATCTTCCAAGGATTCTAACCCATCAGAAACAAATACATGATGAATTTTACTCCCTATTTCATCCTCCACGGCCAGTGCATTTTTCATTTGCATGTGAACATGCTCTGCATCTACAAACGTGACCTCGATGCCGTGTTTTACAAGGCATCTTGAAAGCTCAAACAAAGGAATTACATGGCCTTGTGCTGGATAAGGAATCACCAAAACATGTGGATTGACCATTTCTccctcttttgttttctttgctaGGTTTTTCTTTTGAACACAACGATATCTAAAATACCTTAATTTATAGGAAGAAAAATTCGAACTTAGGTGTAGGGGTGGGTtggaaaaaccgaaaaccgaaaaaaaccggaccgaaaaccgaaccgagaccgaaaaaaaccgaaccgaaaaaaaaaccgaaccgaagctgttgaaccgaaccgaaccgaagcTGTCTGGTTCAGTTTCGGTTTCTGAGGttcggaaaccgaaccgaaccgaagtcttcaaaacgacgtcgttttatgctattttattaattaataatcctAATTCTAATACGCCACCGTTTTACCGAGTGTAACCTAAACCTAGGTCCAGTCCTCCTCTCTCGGTCTCGCCTGTTTTCGCACTCCCAATTCGCGCagcccctccctccctccctcctctcAAACTCTATCTCAAACTCTATCTCTCTGCTCTCATTCCCAGCGGCGGTGACTGAGAATTCACCCAAAGCCAAACCTCTAAAGCCCGAGTCTGACTCTCAAAACTCTGTCTCTCAAATTCTGTCTCTCAAAAGGTTAGTACTCTCGACTACACTCTCACGTTTAATTTTCTGTTGTAGATTCAAACCAAACCTCTAAACCCGAGTCTTAAACAGGTCAGAGCACTGGAAGTGACTGAGGATTCTCTATTATTTCTCCCATCAGCAATTGGCACTGGGCGAGTTAGCACTGGAAGTGACTCAGGTGCTTCAAAAATTCTCTCTTATTTCTTGTTTGACAACTTCGATTGAAACCCATGACCCATCTGTTTCCCCCAATTCATGTCttcattcaatttgtttaaaattaggGTTGTTGAAGACGAGATTGAAAGAGTTCGAAAAGCGGGAATTTCTCGGTGGATTTAAGAACAGTGAGTTTGTGGAGAAATTCAAGTCCAGCTTGGTATGTTCTCTCTACCTTCATTTCGAAATTTGTTGCTTTCGGCTTTGAGTTTTCATAGCAATTGAATTTGTTAACTTTGCATTTTGATTGCTACATTTACCAATTTGGGTTTACAGCACTAGGCCAGGTAGAGGTAGGCGTAGATGGATTGGGGGTTTGGGGTTGATCTTGTAAATTACTGTGTGATTAGCCTGTAGTTTTAGGGTTCCTAGACTTGCTCAAACTTCCAATTTTCATCTGCTGTGCACTGTCTACAGATCTTGCCAGATTTCAAATTAGATTTTTGGGTCTCTTGGTTAATCttgatttttcctattttatttgttCCTTCTTTTTGGATGTGCTAATTCCTGGTTTTTGTTTCTTCCATGCAATTTTATATAACTACATAAAGGAATACCCAACGTACTATTAGCATTAGACTTGTGGCAAACATGTGCTTTTAAAATCAAAAGCAGTAACATAACACCATGAGACTGCATATTCAGTAACCAtagaaagaacaaaaacaagtcaacaaatgaaaaaaaaaacgacaagTATACGTTTCCAATCTAGTAACCTGTTGATCTTATAATGGGTTATAACctatgagttctttcttctacAAAAGATGCCTCACCTCGGTAGATCTCACACGGCATTTCTACTCCCTGGGAAAACAAATGTTTGAGAAATGAATCAGTTAACAAGCTGAATAAGCTGCACGCTATCAAAGAAAATATGCCTTCTAACAGTTGAAATGAAAACAAATGTGTGGGAAACTTGTGGActtaagttttttgttttcttttatatataatgGATTTTATTTTGGCTGGCATGTTGGTTTCTGTTGGTGCAATAGGAGTTCCCGTTGAATGTAGTTGGAATTTGGGTTTAGTTTTGATCTTATCTTTTGTTGTTATTATCTTGTCGCATATAGATCTGGCCAATACAAATTTTGGGCCCTCATAAGTCAATTTAGTCTGTTATTGGCACATTTAAAACTTAAGCTTCGATAAGTAGATTTTTTTGATTGCTCAAATATGAAATTATAGGATTAGGGAAGAGACACATGCAGTATCATtctttaacaattaaaggtCAGGTGGTAAAGGTCATGAAAGCATCAATTGGGGACTTAAATAAACACGAGTTTTATAAATTGTTAAACTTTGCTTTTAATTCGAAATCTCTAGGTTTTGGTGTTTGACAATTGAACAACTTTGCTTTTAATTTAGTAGGTATTGGGATGTAAAAGTcttatctttttgttttgtatCTTAATTAGATGAAGTCAAGTGCATCAAAGGCCTCGCCCTCGAGCTCAAGCTCAAACTCAATGAGATCATCAAATAGCTCCCGTGAAAAAATAAACTCATCATTGGAATTTGGAAGACTTGGATTCTCATTCTCATCAtggttttgttgttgtaaatATGTTATTTCCCGAAGTTGGACCGTGGATGGAGAATGTGAgcttttatattttcaaattttttattttttggagacaaaaaaaaaaaaaccgaaaaaaaaccgaaaccgaaccgaaaaaaaaccgaaaaatgtgaaccgaaccgaaccgaaatttcggttcagtttcggttttaggaaaaaaccgaaccggtgggaaccgaacccacccctacttaGGTGTAAGGAGACAGACACACTACCTTGATTAATTGGTCTAACTcacatatgttgttgaaatTCAATCTCAAGTTTGTATCACTTTTATAGAGAGGTTGGATGTATGGACCAAAACATCAAGAATTTGTCTTGATATTAGTTGGAATCAACAACAAAACCAAACCTAAtctttcgaccaaaaaaaactaaacctaatcactaCCATTTTCTATTGTTGCATCATTGTCCTTGTTAATGgtaattaaattcattattgtccttttcttttgttgttaCTGTACTGGTACATACTTTTTGAATTATGCTGAGGTATGCTGTggatttatttgttttcttccctttttttttctatctaaATTGCCATCTCTTCCtaatgaatttatttatttttagttacgcCCCCTGGAACTCGATTTTAATCTCGCTTTACTTCCTATAATTCAAAAGTCGTCACTTTACTCCCTGAAATTCAAAGTTTGCTTCACTTTGCCTCTGAAAGTCGATTTTGTTTCCATTTTGCCCCTTAAAACTTAATAGTCATCtctataaaacttaaaattggcTCAACATTGCCTTAGAtttgttaatttcttatgtggGTTTGATTTGAGTGCGCCAAGCtaatcaaatatttttttttttatcatctcttcaatttcttttaaacttaacATTCTCCGATAAACTTAACATTCTCCGATTGCTCAATGTCAATGCATAATGAAGATTTACAATCGAGTTTATTGCACAGGTGACATAGTCTTATTGTGTGTTGGGTCTCACATACATTTTAGGAGGCAAACTATAAGTTATAGGGAGAAGAGAGTTCACAAGTCAAAGTGAaacgaattttgagtttcaaagagtAAAGTGATGATTTTTGAGTGACAGGAATAGAGTGAGATCAAAATAGAGTTCCAGGAAGCGTAGCTAAGAATAAGCCTTTTTCATATGCTAGTGGAATTATTGAAAGCTTGAACTTTCGAAACGGGGCTTGGGACATACTTTTGAAACTCTGGGTTGGTTCCCGGAAACTGTTTGGGCCAACAGAAACTGGGATGGCATGGTGGGGATTAGCTATGCTCCAAATCCACTTCCCTTCCCATCTCGTCTTCTGACGCAGCGAGAAACGGATAGAAAAATATCAACAAATGTCAAATTCGATAAAGAGACAAACAGAATTTCTCCACTTCGAGAAAAGTCTCACATTGATTAATAATACGTAGAAGAATCAAATTGCAACTCCTCCAAACTTGACCTTTCTGTAGGTTTCAAACCCCATCTCTACTAGAAAATGGAGGTCGAATTAACAAAGGATACTTAAGAAAAAGTCCTCCTTAAATCATTGTTTCGGACGCGCACTTGACCGACCAACAAATATTCAAAGCTGACTTGTTGCCTCTTCTTGCCGAAAGTTGTTCTTGAACGCGTGTTTTCCTTCTTCGTATTTAGTTTTTCTAATCCAAGATTACAACCATTTTTTAGTTAATTCacaattttaagttttgtaaCTCTGTTCCTCCAAATTTCCTTTCCCACCTTTGGTGTCAAACGATGTGCAACCCACACCAGTAATTGCATTCAAAAGCACACCGATTTGTGAGGAGGAAAAGAATGTTTGAAGAACAAGTTGGCATAAGCGATCATGCCACAAATTTCAGACACCAGTTCAAAATCTGACTTCAAAATTTGACAATTAGTCAAATCATAATCCCACAACTAGTTGAGAGGGGAAAGCCAAATTAATCATCCCAGCGAACTCCATATATAAGCTGGAAGGATCAGGAATTAGGAATTGCAGTGTTGTGCCTTAGACGTTCAAGGAGTGATAAGTTTCTTGAAGCCCTCCAACCCGCAAAACCAGGTTGGTATTATCTGTGAAGCATAGGGATAAATATCCTTGTATGTCTTTTTAGTTGTCCCTACAGCAACACCATCAGCTGCTTTTGAGACTTCTGCAGATCCACATAGTTTATATCAAATCCATGCAGACAAAACAAGGATGATTAATTAGGATGATTGTAAGATAGATTACAGAAATAATCAAATATACAGACCGAATTAATCTCAAAGTACAACAAAAACCGACATTTATTAATCAACGGGGAGATGTTATTAGCACTGTACAAAAATCATTATGTTCTACTCCCTAATGAAACGATAAGGAAGGTATCGAATCCTGAATCTCTAGCCTAGTCTAACCATCATCCTACCCATCTTCCCCAGTAATTAAGTTCTAATATATGCTTCTTAATTACTAAGATTAAGAAGTTAATCATATATAAATTAAAGATCCATGCAAGCTTAATTGCTATAAAACATGCATAAATAAGCTTACTAAAAAGAGTTTAAAATACCTTGAACAGAACAGTTATTCCCATTAGAAAGCTGAACTACCATGTACATAACCGCTGCCACAACAGAATTAGGGTTTCTCCTAATATCAAAATTTGCCAAATTCTTCAGGGCTTCTTCCACAGCCTTCTTATCTTTACTACTAATACCAAGATTCGAACAATGTCGCGGCCAAAGGTCCATGGCGCTTTTGATCTTGGAAGCAATCCCTAATCTTCTCTTCAACTCTTCTTTCATCTTGCTAATTTCTTTTTTAGATGGCCCATTGGCAACCATGGTGATTTCCTTTAGTGTTCGCGTATTTTGGCTTTCTTCAAACGCAAGCAAGAGGCAAGCAGCCATTATGGGGTTAGAATTTCTCCCCTTACAGAAGTTCTTATCATCGGCCTTCTTGTATAAACCTTTGGCATGATCCAGTATGCAATTCGGAACGCCTTCGTGTATGTCTAGCCGGTCGGCCATCTCTTCGAGGTACTTGAAAGGTTTTAGgagagaattgctagggtttaCAGCCCTATTGGTCCATTTATTAGGAGGAAAATTACCATCGGCATCAGTACCCTTCttgttgtttttcttcttttctttgaatATACAAGTGGAAAGAACACCATTATCCAGCAACGGATCGGAGGCTTTTCCGACGCGAGTCCGGTCTTCTTCAGGGTTCTGATCGGCAAAATTTCGCCACTCGGCGGTTTCATCGATGTAGCGGGCTTCGAGGATCAAACCACAGACGGTGCAGATTGTGTCACCCGACCTGTGGTCGGACACGACGTCTGTCTCTTGCTTGCAGTCCCTACAGAACTCTTTAGCTTCCATGattttcagagagagagagagatttgcgGAATAACTTATGTTTTGTATCGTGGGATGTAGAGCCAGGGTATGCCATATTTATAGAGAAAAAAGCTTCAGTTAACCGACTCCAATGTGACCGActatttcaaattcaaatacTACACGGCGTGCAGTACACGCAAAGGGAAAAGGATTCCTAAAGGTGTAGAACCGTGTCGACTGGGGTCCACATTCCACGAGGCAGAAATACATGGACGCAAGAGAACAAATAATACCGTCCGATACGTCACGTATTACAAAAccaatagttaaaaaaaaaattgttcaaataTTCACTATTATGATAATTGTGTTTTTTCggcatattgaaaaaaaaaattaacataaaaaatTGGCAGTCTTGTTCTCCTGGATCAGGAAAACTCACGATCGACCCCCACTGGATTAAATCTAGGGAGCTTTAATTAAAAGGGTTTTGATTAACTTTAATTTAACTAAAAACTacataataactttatttaataaaaaggacatgaattttaatgaaaaatgacacaAACTATAAGAAACAGAAGCCTAACTAAAGAGCACACGGGCTGGAAGTAAGCCCAGCGTgctaaacaattttttttttcaatccttGCCCCTGACGGAACACTACTTCCGTTAGCCAAACCGTTTAGAATTTGAATGCCATTTTGTCAGccagtttctctctctctttttttttttttttttttttttttttgaatttgccATTGGtttctcctttttatttttcttgttttcttcttgCCCTCCCCCTTGCTCTTGGAAGCCGGAAGGGACGTCTTTTTCATAGGCTTGAGAAACCCATCGATTCCCACTttcttttattatatatatatatatatatatatatatatatatatatatatatatttttttttttttttttttttttttttttacttatttgaaTTAGGTTGTTCAAATTACCAATCTCCACCTTAATTTTATTTGCCGCTTAGAACCTGTATAAATGTTTTCTGCAGGAACcctttcattaaaaattatttcaatttcatttttagttGGTGGGTTTAAAGATTTGCCAGTGCGGTCGTGACTATTGATCGATAAAACAATGGTCCTGTAGATGAtcaatagttcagtttgctttggtaaaaaaatgtggtttagtttaataaatagttcagtttgctttggtaaaaaagtatggttttctagttcagtttgataaatagttcagtttactttagtaaaaaagtgtggttcagtttgataaatagttcagtttgctttggtaaaaaagtgtggttttctacttaactttgataaatagttcagtttgctttggtaaaaaagtatgGTTCAGTTTAATAAAaagttcagtttgttttgataaaaaagtgtggtttagtttgataaatagttcagtttgctttggtaaaaaaatatggTTTAGTTAGATAAATAGTTCAATTTGTTttagtaaaaaagtgtggttttctagttcagtttgcttttgtaaaaaaagtgtggtttagtttgataaatagttcagtttactttggtaaaaaagtatggttttttagttcaatttgataaatagttcagtttgctttggtaaaaaagtgtggttttctagttcactttgataaatagtttagtttgcttttgtaaaaaagtgtggttttctagttcactttaataaatagttcagtttgataaatagttcacttTGCTTTGGAAAAAAagagtgtggttttctagttcagtttgataaatagttcagtttgctttggtaaaaaagtgcgGTTTTCTACttaactttgataaatagttcagtttgctttggtaaaaaagtatggttcaatttgataaatagttcagtttgttttggtaaaaaaatgtggtttagtttgataaatagttcagtttgctttggtaaaaaaaatgtggttttctagttcactttgataaatagttcagtttgctttggtaaaaaaatgtggttttctagtttactttgataaatagttcactttgataaatagttcagtttgctttggtaaaaaaatgtggtttaattagataaatagttcagtttgcttttgtaaaaaaatatggtttggtttgataaatagttcactttgataaatagttcagtttgctttggtaaaaaagtgtggttttctagtttactttgacaaatagttcactttgataaatagttcagtttgctttggtaaaaaaatgtggtttagttagataaatagttcaatttgttttagtaaaaaagtgtggttttctaattcagtttgataaatagttcaatttgcttttgtaaaaaaatgtggtttggtttgataaatagttcactttgataaatagttcaatttattttggtaaaaaagtgtggtttagtttgataaatagttcaatttgctttggtaaaaaagtgtggtttcctagttcactttgataaatagttcagtttgctttggtaaaaaagtgtgatttaatttgataaatagttcagtttgataaaccTAATGTATAAAATGGTTTTCATAATTCGCCCTCCAAGAGATCGATTTCCCTCTTAAACCTAATGAATTGTCTACATGGCTCAATGATATACACAAGTGTGTACTTGAACATGAAACTCCACATGATGCATAGACGAACACAGTTAGTCTTTGAAACTGCAAAGCAACCTACTACCATTCAGCGGACATGGGATTCATTCCCCTTCCTCTTTGAGCATGTGCTTCTCTTCCACTACAACATGCATTGTCAAATCAAAATCCATCCAAGTGCCCATCCAAGATGCATATGTACAAGCATCGGAACGAAGGAAGCAAATAGTATAACTTGGAACATAAACCAAAGTTACGGGAAAAGACAAATTTTAGACGCCAAGAATCCGGACAAAACAGAAAACGATGTTCTCATACATCGTTTCATCGACTTGAAAACAACAATGACCTCATACCTAATTCCATTTTTGAAGATTGAAATATGTAAACACGAAGCAAAACAGCAAAAAACAATTCATCGAATTAGAATACATATTAATATGGAACACCAAACAAAAATAAGAGAGaatgaaatttgaaaagaagccaaaaatgaaaaatctgACCAGCTGATTATTACCTAAAGACATATTTCGCAGGTTGTATTGCCTTTCTCGTTGCACCACCTCTGTATGCAATCTCTGTGTGCAAACTGAGaacaaaaaatagaatttattaATCGTTTTCAGGATTATTCAGAAAAccaaaacaagaagaagaaacaaaactcGGTTTTGAGGTGTACCTTAACAGTTCCGGAGCATGCACAGGGAGCTTCCATGGTCTTATCGGAGCTTCCGGTTTCTTCTTCATGGCAAATCCTGTGTGCAATTTATTAATATTGCAGTTGGTGTTGCAATAGATCATTGGATTCATAGAAATCTCAAGCGTTCAAGAACTAATGATGTATGCAAAAGAAATTCAACTGCAAAGATTCAAAATCGTAAATTGAAAACAGGAATGAAGCAAATTTGTGAAAACAAAAACCAGATCGAAAGAGAAAGGTAACGTGTTATACTGATAGGGGAACTCGAGCTCTAGAGAATCGATGCTGAGAAGGTCGCCCGTGCTTATCTGATTCGATCGATTCGATTGATTTGAAAAATTGTGGAAActcaaattgaattgaaaacaaaaatacataTTGGGTggagagatcgagagagagggagagagagattcgATCGATTCGATTGAAAAATGGAGGAATTGGAATTGAACTTGGAAATAAAAGGATTCAGATGTGTTCTTCTTTCACTTCCTtcacttctctttctctctcagatGTGTCAGGAAGAAATGGGGAGACAGACCATAGCAGAGCAGAGAGACCCATAAAGGAAGAGAGATTAAACGGAAAAATGCTTTGCCATCAGGGGCAAAATCAGACACTCACTGTTTGGGCCATTTTATTTGGATTGATTTAGTGTTGGGCTttgtcctaaccattaaataaacttacaacatggttttttattaaaacttaaagttttcaggcccttttggttagttttcttttaaatcTAACGGTGAAgcaaaaattattatttaaaaatatttcccTTTCGCTTGCACTTACTCTCCGCATCAATAGTTAGCACTTTCTCAAAATCCCAATTAAATACATCTTTAACTTCAATTTCTTAGTGAAAATTACAACAAAACTCTGTAAAATATAAACTAATCCAAATATCAAACTCTAACACGGATCTCTAGCTCTTTCTCCAAGACTTTTACcattttgttaatttctttcCTAGAAGGTCCGTTGGCAGCCTTGGCGATTTCCTTGGGTGTTCGCGAGTTATTGCTTTCTTGGCAAGCAAGAAAGAGGCAAGCGGCCACCATAACCTCAAACTTTCTCCCCCTACAAAACTTTCTCCCACTACGAATCTTCTTATCAACGGCCTTCTTGTATAACACTTCAGCATCATGTAGAACCTCATCGGGAAGGCCATGTTTGTCTAGCCAAC is a genomic window of Malus domestica chromosome 09, GDT2T_hap1 containing:
- the LOC103411384 gene encoding transcription initiation factor IIB-2-like; this encodes MEAKEFCRDCKQETDVVSDHRSGDTICTVCGLILEARYIDETAEWRNFADQNPEEDRTRVGKASDPLLDNGVLSTCIFKEKKKNNKKGTDADGNFPPNKWTNRAVNPSNSLLKPFKYLEEMADRLDIHEGVPNCILDHAKGLYKKADDKNFCKGRNSNPIMAACLLLAFEESQNTRTLKEITMVANGPSKKEISKMKEELKRRLGIASKIKSAMDLWPRHCSNLGISSKDKKAVEEALKNLANFDIRRNPNSVVAAVMYMVVQLSNGNNCSVQEVSKAADGVAVGTTKKTYKDIYPYASQIIPTWFCGLEGFKKLITP